The following coding sequences are from one Danaus plexippus chromosome 13 unlocalized genomic scaffold, MEX_DaPlex mxdp_15, whole genome shotgun sequence window:
- the LOC116770279 gene encoding lysophospholipid acyltransferase 7-like, with amino-acid sequence MYGSDVVYYISLVICISLGSCYKKINNNEMKKNYGTGLGLLLVCLICGTSIYHTVLMVWGNIVIIKCCDRRYLHQISMAYTWLYLLYLHSYVINDYVIWIHQSMALKLVGLAFEMNAVHVKAEGKSPVSKINLRDMDNTPPDPSAADIIAYAFYFIGIHRGPYYRYKIFNDHFQNTFGLLGDCRIITEQKLKKALVCVMGYIIISKNYSPELYYKDIFYTTYGADSRYLYNIPQLVLNVLEYEAIMMLSTSVFTETGFGVYPAKCQPIPGYGPSAQFSFLTLASASPDIAIEEEYNFSMLKCFDNERLILGPKMRMTMRAFDMPTRFWFWAYVQKSFIKSNKEVRSAFSFLAWTVWYGPTIPKFIISSTLWVYVHLEEEYSILYNTSGPMKLPWDIGFSIMRMFCLLYLTPCFTVKDTRIVLRYYNSIFWVFHFILLLMMILSIILYKTKRD; translated from the exons atgtacggCTCGGATGTCGTTTACTACATATCCCTAGTAATTTGCATATCTCTCGGCAGctgctataaaaaaattaataataatgaaatgaaaaagaatTACGGAACGGGGCTCGGATTATTGCTCGTCTGTTTAATATGTGGAACCTCAATTTATCATACCGTGTTAATGGTATGGGGTAATatcgtaattattaaatgttgcgACCGAAG ATATTTACATCAAATCAGCATGGCCTATACGTGGTTGTATTTGTTATATCTACATTCGTACGTGATTAACGATTACGTTATATGGATACATCAATCAATGGCATTAAAACTTGTCGGATTAGCGTTTGAAATGAATGCGGTTCATGTTAAGGCGGAAGGAAAGAGTCCTGTGTCGAAAATTAATCTTCGCGATATGGATAACACTCCGCCTGACCCGAGCGCAGCAGATATCATAGCATatgcgttttattttattggaatcCATAGAG gtccttattatagatataaaatatttaacgatCACTTCCAAAATACGTTTGGACTTTTAGGAGATTGCAGAATTATAACtgaacaaaaacttaaaaaagcATTAGTTTGCGTTATGGGGTACATAATTATAAGCAAGAATTACTCTCCCGAg ttgtattataaagatatattctaTACAACCTATGGGGCAGACTCTCGTTACCTGTACAATATTCCGCAGCTGGTGTTAAATGTTCTCGAGTATGAGGCTATCATGATGTTGAGTACCAGTGTCTTCACAGAAACCGGCTTTGGAGTGTATCCAGCTAAATGTCAACCGATACCTGGTTATGGACCGAGTGCCCAATTTAGTTTTCTTACACTAGC GTCCGCGTCTCCAGACATAGCTATTGAAGAGGAATATAACTTTTCGATgctaaaatgttttgataacgAACGTTTGATTCTTGGGCCAAAAATGAGAATGACGATGAGAGCTTTTGACATGCCTACTCGATTCTGGTTTTGGGCTTACGTGCAGAAAAGCTTCATAAAATCCAATAAGGAAGTCAG AAGCGCCTTTTCTTTTTTAGCATGGACCGTGTGGTATGGGCCTACGATACCAAAGTTCATAATTTCCTCGACATTGTGGGTGTACGTGCATCTTGAAGAGGAGTATAGCATTTTGTATAACACGTCTGGTCCT ATGAAGTTACCATGGGACATCGGTTTTTCGATCATGAGAATGTTCTGCCTCCTGTATCTGACGCCGTGTTTCACTGTTAAAGATACACGTATTGTACttagatattataattcgATATTTTGGGTCTTCCATTTTATACTGCTGCTCATGATGATCCTCTCCATAATACTGTACAAAACTAAACGTGATTAg
- the LOC116770281 gene encoding pyridoxal kinase — protein MSTDSTPRVLSIQSHVVHGYVGNKSAVFPLQVLGFEVDAINTVQFSTHTGYKHVKGTILKNEEMAELMEGLALNEVDYYTHFLTGYSRSPDSLKQIASIITKLKQKNQNLIYVCDPVMGDNGKMYVPDEVLPVYRDILVPLADILTPNQFEAEQITGLTMNDLDGALKIIDALHGKGVKTVVLSSTDLGDEENMIGIASNKDSCYKIVIPKFGATFTGTGDLFAALFMAWSHKTNKNLKLTLEKTIATLQHIVKDTFDKARAVQPTGKVSSALIELRLVQNKTTIEDPKITIEATKIKG, from the exons atgtctacTGATTCGACTCCCAGAGTACTTTCAATTCAAAGTCACGTAGTTCATGGATACGTTGGGAATAAAAGCGCTGTTTTTCCGCTACAA GTCTTAGGTTTTGAAGTGGATGCCATAAACACTGTTCAGTTTTCAACACACACTGGTTACAAGCATGTTAAAGGCACAATCCTAAAAAATGAGGAAATGGCTGAACTAATGGAAGGGCTGGCTCTTAATGAAGTTGACTATTATACACATTTCTTGACAGGGTATTCTAGATCTCCAGattctttaaaacaaatagcCAGTATAATTACCAAATTGAAACAGAAGAatcaaaacttaatttatg TATGTGACCCAGTAATGGGCGACAATGGCAAGATGTATGTGCCGGATGAAGTATTGCCTGTGTACAGAGACATACTGGTACCACTAGCCGATATACTAACACCAAATCAGTTTGAAGCTGAACAAATCACCGGATTGACAATGAATGATCTGGACGGTGCTTTAAAAATCATTGACGCTTTACACGGTAAGGGAGTCAAGACTGTGGTGTTGTCCAGCACAGACCTTGGAGATGAGGAGAATATGATTGGCATTGCTAGTAATAAag ATTCTTGCTACAAAATCGTAATACCGAAATTCGGTGCAACGTTTACGGGTACTGGAGACTTATTTGCCGCTCTTTTTATGGCTTGGTCTCACAAAACTAATAAGAATCTAAAACTGACGCTGGAAAAAACAATTGCGACGCTCCAACACATCGTCAAGGACACTTTTGATAAAGCGAGAG CTGTGCAACCGACGGGAAAAGTTTCTTCAGCACTCATAGAATTGAGACTCgtccaaaataaaacaacgatCGAAGATCCCAAAATTACTATAGAAGCCACCAAAATAAAAGGCTAG
- the LOC116770173 gene encoding biogenesis of lysosome-related organelles complex 1 subunit 1 yields MLSSLIKEHQAKQASKRVIQEQKRKECITAANDLTQALVDHLNVGVAQAYLNQKKLDAEAKLLHQGAINFAKQTQQWLALVENFSSSLKEIGDVENWARSIEKDMKIITDTLERAYETAQEKPTTSH; encoded by the exons ATGTTATCTTCTCTTATAAAGGAACATCAAGCAAAGCAGGCGTCGAAAAGAGTAATACAAG AGCAAAAACGTAAGGAATGCATAACTGCAGCCAATGATTTAACACAGGCTCTTGTTGATCACCTCAATGTTGG agtGGCCCAAGCCTATTTAAACCAAAAGAAATTAGATGCTGAAGCGAAACTACTTCACCAAGGGGCTATAAATTTTGCAAAACAAACCCAGCAGTGGCTGGCTCTAGTCGAGAACTTTAGTAGTTCTCTAAAAGAGATTGGTGATGTTGAAAACTGGGCTCGGAGTATAGAgaaagatatgaaaataattacagataCATTAGAAAGAGCATATGAAACGGCTCAAGAAAAACCTACTACCagccattaa